From the genome of Triticum aestivum cultivar Chinese Spring chromosome 3B, IWGSC CS RefSeq v2.1, whole genome shotgun sequence, one region includes:
- the LOC123072851 gene encoding probable dual-specificity RNA methyltransferase RlmN produces the protein MAAPQQVRAVPLARALRLRTRASAAAPPETSRRALLGLTEPELRQLAVDLGQQSYRGKQLHDLVYKNRAKQVEEFAYVPKVFREALVGAGWNVGRSPVHHAVTATDGTTKILLKLEDNRLVETVGIPVDDRGTPRLTACVSSQVGCPLRCSFCATGKGGFARNLKGHEIVEQVLAIEESFKHRVTNVVFMGMGEPMLNLKAVLEAHQCLNKELKIGQRMMTISTVGVPNTISKLASHKLQSTLAVSLHAPNQRLRETIVPSAKAYPLEALMDDCKNYFLETGRRVSFEYTLLAGINDEKAHAEELAALLHACGGGYHVNLIPYNPVEGSEYKRPYRKAIQVFVDALESRKITVSVRQTRGLDANAACGQLRNEFQKNPLLESSPPSEPSQLLESSTSSESSLVPA, from the exons ATGGCCGCGCCGCagcaggtccgcgccgtgcccctGGCGCGCGCGCTCCGCCTCCGCacgcgcgcctccgccgccgccccgccggagacGTCCCGCCGCGCGCTCCTCGGCCTCACGGAGCCCGAGCTCCGCCAGCTCGCCGTCGACCTCGGACAG CAAAGCTACCGGGGGAAGCAGCTGCACGACCTCGTCTACAAGAACAGGGCCAAGCAGGTGGAGGAGTTCGCCTACG TGCCGAAGGTGTTCCGGGAGGCGTTGGTCGGCGCGGGGTGGAACGTCGGCCGGTCGCCGGTGCACCACGCCGTCACGGCCACCGATGGCACCACCAAG ATACTTCTCAAGTTGGAGGACAACAGACTGGTGGAGACGGTGGGGATCCCCGTCGACGACAGGGGCACGCCTAGACTCACAGCCTGCGTTTCATCGCAG GTTGGCTGCCCCTTGCGTTGCTCGTTCTGTGCCACTGGGAAGGGAGGGTTTGCGAGAAACCTCAAGGGGCACGAGATTGTCGAGCAG GTATTGGCCATAGAGGAGTCGTTCAAACACAGGGTGACAAATGTGGTGTTCATGGGGATGGGTGAGCCCATGCTGAACCTCAAAGCAGTTCTGGAGGCACACCAATGCTTGAATAAG GAACTAAAGATTGGGCAAAGGATGATGACAATCTCAACAGTAGGTGTTCCCAACACGATAAGTAAGCTAGCATCTCACAAGCTTCAGTCAACACTGGCAGTCAG CCTGCATGCCCCAAATCAGAGGTTGCGCGAAACAATTGTTCCAAGTGCGAAGGCATACCCTCTGGAAGCACTAATGGATGACTGCAAGAACTATTTCCTCGAAACTGGACGCAGGGTATCCTTCGAGTACACTCTGCTAG CTGGGATTAACGATGAAAAGGCACACGCTGAAGAACTTGCAGCGCTGCTGCATGCATGTGGAGGCGGTTATCACGTGAACCTGATTCCCTACAACCCGGTAGAAGGCTCTGAGTACAAGAGGCCTTACAGAAAAGCG attcaagtgtTTGTTGATGCGCTGGAATCTCGAAAGATCACGGTCAGCGTTCGACAGACCCGTGGGCTTGACGCTAATGCGGCTTGTGGGCAGCTTAGGAATGAGTTCCAGAAGAATCCGCTGCTTGAATCGTCCCCACCCTCTGAGCCCAGCCAACTGTTGGAGTCGTCTACGTCCTCGGAGTCCAGCCTTGTTCCTGCTTAG